The Solanum lycopersicum chromosome 6, SLM_r2.1 genome has a window encoding:
- the LOC104647805 gene encoding uncharacterized protein codes for MANYKLSMVFIFLGLLSIVCTTRAREVPSEKGLVDQKNFVGFGGVGGYSGVGGGVGGVGGLGGVGGLGGVGGGGGLGGLGGLGGGGGGLGGLGGLGGGDGGLGGLGGLGGGGLGGLGGLGGGVGGLGGLGGGGGGLGSGGGLGGGCGPCSGASLPKP; via the coding sequence ATGGCTAATTATAAGTTGTCaatggtttttatttttcttggttTATTATCAATTGTTTGTACCACAAGAGCTAGAGAAGTGCCAAGTGAAAAAGGACTTGTTGATCAAAAGAATTTTGTGGGGTTTGGTGGTGTTGGAGGATATAGTggtgttgggggtggggtaggTGGTGTTGGTGGACTTGGTGGGGTAGGAGGTCTTGGTGGGGTAGGGGGTGGTGGTGGACTTGGTGGATTAGGTGgtttggggggtgggggtggtgGACTTGGTGGATTAGGTGGTTTGGGGGGTGGTGATGGTGGACTTGGTGGATTAGGTGGGTTGGGTGGTGGTGGACTTGGGGGACTAGGTGGGTTGGGTGGTGGTGTTGGGGGACTAGGTGGGttgggtggtggtggtggtggactTGGTAGTGGAGGGGGTTTGGGTGGTGGTTGTGGACCTTGTAGTGGTGCAAGTCTTCCAAAGCCATGA